One Epinephelus moara isolate mb chromosome 20, YSFRI_EMoa_1.0, whole genome shotgun sequence genomic window carries:
- the nutf2 gene encoding nuclear transport factor 2 yields the protein MVDQPLWEQIGSSFVQHYYQMFDSDRSQLGSIYIDASCLTWEGQQFQGKRAIVDKLTSLPFTKIGHSITAQDHQPTPDCCILSMVVGQLRADDDPIMGFHQSFILKNINDAWVCTNDMFRLAIHNFG from the exons ATGGTGGACCAGCCTCTGTGGGAACAGATAGGATCCAGCTTTGTGCAGCACTACTACCagatgtttgacagtgacagatCACAACTTGGATCCATATAT ATCGATGCGTCATGCCTCACATGGGAAGGACAGCAGTTCCAGGGAAAAAGAGCGATCGTTGACAAACTCACT AGTCTACCCTTCACAAAAATAGGGCATAGTATAACAGCGCAGGACCACCAGCCAACTCCAGACTGCTGCATCTTGAGTATGGTCGTAGGACAGCTAAGA GCAGATGATGACCCCATCATGGGTTTCCATCAGAGTTTCATCTTGAAGAACATTAACGATGCATGGGTGTGCACCAATGACATGTTCAGGCTGGCTATTCACAACTTTGGCTAA
- the tsnaxip1 gene encoding translin-associated factor X-interacting protein 1 isoform X1 yields the protein MSPHKDIKFPPLTPSQKQRLTYDHRLQNDTVQTSEESQGESAGVVSAQRAARNLCWTGSSYIYAGPGRKPELLMHLESYVNKELHTISSHEPNFQELKLQVYRDVFGLFIKEFRTYQPLLSAIKKEYENTLAYQQDQIRQLEPLRSHLRLVTEECDRKIQARWAEEQAEIEVLKREKQQLQRDIEAMREKEKAMQAVVDHLQSELSNQYLQYREERDARKLLIWQLNDLRRGSVKEEHPADGNTEEAKDPVELQLALRVCREDLTKAQEELNRMKADYWDVVPKRNWDTLEQTHKENLLQLKTLQGDFDQLKGEYDTLLKLHKKGSMQKETHDPSTVQMDESVSQGQSQIQPNHLKEPTNSDAPEISTLTVQEFRAALRTALPQKSDEEIDELVASAQSEPDSSNDTISSQRLHSLLAESTVTTLPPVPEESEENSASDHLPASD from the exons ATGTCACCGCATAAAGATATTAAATTTCCGCCTTTGACACCATCACAAAAACAAAG aCTTACATATGACCATAGACTACAAAATGACACTGTCCAGACATCAGAAGAAAGCCAAGGAGAAAGTGCTGGTGTTGTTTCTGCACAACGTGCAGCGAGAAAT CTGTGCTGGACTGGTAGCAGTTACATTTATGCTGGACCAGGAAGAAAGCCTGAACTACTGATGCACCTGGAGAGCTATGTAAACAAGGAGCTTCATACTATCAGCTCCCATGAGCCAAATTTTCAGGAACTGAAACTACAg GTTTACCGTGATGTCTTTGGTCTTTTTATCAAAGAGTTCAGAACCTACCAACCCCTTCTTTCAGCCATCAAAAAGGAATATGAAAACACTTTAG CATATCAGCAGGATCAAATCCGACAACTTGAACCACTGCGATCCCATCTGAGGCTGGTGACAGAGGAATGTGACAGGAAGATTCAAGCTCGCTGGGCAGAGGAGCAGGCTGAGATTGAGGTTTTGAAAAGGGAGAAGCAGCAACTGCAGAGGGACATTGAGGCcatgagggagaaagaaaaggcCATGCAGGCAGTG GTGGATCATCTGCAGTCTGAACTCTCCAACCAGTATCTGCAGTACCGGGAGGAGCGTGATGCCCGCAAGTTGCTGATCTGGCAGCTTAATGACCTAAGAAGAGGATCTGTGAAAGAGGAGCATCCTGCAGATGGAAACACAG AAGAGGCTAAGGACCCTGTGGAGCTGCAGCTCGCCCTGAGGGTGTGTCGGGAGGACCTGACTAAAGCCCAGGAGGAGCTCAACAGGATGAAGGCAGACTACTGGGATGTCGTGCCAAAACGCAACTGGGACACCctggaacaaacacacaaagaaaacctCCTGCAG CTGAAGACGCTGCAGGGTGACTTTGATCAGTTGAAGGGTGAGTATGACACCCTGCTGAAGCTCCATAAAAAAGGCAGCATGCAGAAGGAGACACATGACCCCAGCACTGTGCAG atgGATGAGAGTGTGTCCCAAGGGCAAAGCCAGATTCAGCCCAACCACCTAAAAGAGCCGACCAACTCTGATGCCCCTGAGATCAGCACACTCACTGTCCAGGAGTTTAG GGCGGCCCTGAGGACAGCACTCCCTCAGAAGTCAGATGAGGAAATAGATGAACTTGTGGCCTCGGCTCAAAGCGAACCAGACAGCAGCAATGACACCATCTCTTCTCAGAGACTCCACAGCCTG CTAGCAGAATCCACTGTGACGACCTTACCTCCAGTTCCTGAAGAATCAGAAGAAAATTCTGCATCAGATCACCTTCCAGCCAGCGACTGA
- the tsnaxip1 gene encoding translin-associated factor X-interacting protein 1 isoform X4, translating to MSPHKDIKFPPLTPSQKQRLTYDHRLQNDTVQTSEESQGESAGVVSAQRAARNLCWTGSSYIYAGPGRKPELLMHLESYVNKELHTISSHEPNFQELKLQVYRDVFGLFIKEFRTYQPLLSAIKKEYENTLAYQQDQIRQLEPLRSHLRLVTEECDRKIQARWAEEQAEIEVDHLQSELSNQYLQYREERDARKLLIWQLNDLRRGSVKEEHPADGNTEEAKDPVELQLALRVCREDLTKAQEELNRMKADYWDVVPKRNWDTLEQTHKENLLQLKTLQGDFDQLKGEYDTLLKLHKKGSMQKETHDPSTVQMDESVSQGQSQIQPNHLKEPTNSDAPEISTLTVQEFRAALRTALPQKSDEEIDELVASAQSEPDSSNDTISSQRLHSLLAESTVTTLPPVPEESEENSASDHLPASD from the exons ATGTCACCGCATAAAGATATTAAATTTCCGCCTTTGACACCATCACAAAAACAAAG aCTTACATATGACCATAGACTACAAAATGACACTGTCCAGACATCAGAAGAAAGCCAAGGAGAAAGTGCTGGTGTTGTTTCTGCACAACGTGCAGCGAGAAAT CTGTGCTGGACTGGTAGCAGTTACATTTATGCTGGACCAGGAAGAAAGCCTGAACTACTGATGCACCTGGAGAGCTATGTAAACAAGGAGCTTCATACTATCAGCTCCCATGAGCCAAATTTTCAGGAACTGAAACTACAg GTTTACCGTGATGTCTTTGGTCTTTTTATCAAAGAGTTCAGAACCTACCAACCCCTTCTTTCAGCCATCAAAAAGGAATATGAAAACACTTTAG CATATCAGCAGGATCAAATCCGACAACTTGAACCACTGCGATCCCATCTGAGGCTGGTGACAGAGGAATGTGACAGGAAGATTCAAGCTCGCTGGGCAGAGGAGCAGGCTGAGATTGAG GTGGATCATCTGCAGTCTGAACTCTCCAACCAGTATCTGCAGTACCGGGAGGAGCGTGATGCCCGCAAGTTGCTGATCTGGCAGCTTAATGACCTAAGAAGAGGATCTGTGAAAGAGGAGCATCCTGCAGATGGAAACACAG AAGAGGCTAAGGACCCTGTGGAGCTGCAGCTCGCCCTGAGGGTGTGTCGGGAGGACCTGACTAAAGCCCAGGAGGAGCTCAACAGGATGAAGGCAGACTACTGGGATGTCGTGCCAAAACGCAACTGGGACACCctggaacaaacacacaaagaaaacctCCTGCAG CTGAAGACGCTGCAGGGTGACTTTGATCAGTTGAAGGGTGAGTATGACACCCTGCTGAAGCTCCATAAAAAAGGCAGCATGCAGAAGGAGACACATGACCCCAGCACTGTGCAG atgGATGAGAGTGTGTCCCAAGGGCAAAGCCAGATTCAGCCCAACCACCTAAAAGAGCCGACCAACTCTGATGCCCCTGAGATCAGCACACTCACTGTCCAGGAGTTTAG GGCGGCCCTGAGGACAGCACTCCCTCAGAAGTCAGATGAGGAAATAGATGAACTTGTGGCCTCGGCTCAAAGCGAACCAGACAGCAGCAATGACACCATCTCTTCTCAGAGACTCCACAGCCTG CTAGCAGAATCCACTGTGACGACCTTACCTCCAGTTCCTGAAGAATCAGAAGAAAATTCTGCATCAGATCACCTTCCAGCCAGCGACTGA
- the tsnaxip1 gene encoding translin-associated factor X-interacting protein 1 isoform X2 yields MSPHKDIKFPPLTPSQKQRLTYDHRLQNDTVQTSEESQGESAGVVSAQRAARNLCWTGSSYIYAGPGRKPELLMHLESYVNKELHTISSHEPNFQELKLQVYRDVFGLFIKEFRTYQPLLSAIKKEYENTLAYQQDQIRQLEPLRSHLRLVTEECDRKIQARWAEEQAEIEVLKREKQQLQRDIEAMREKEKAMQAVVDHLQSELSNQYLQYREERDARKLLIWQLNDLRRGSVKEEHPADGNTEAKDPVELQLALRVCREDLTKAQEELNRMKADYWDVVPKRNWDTLEQTHKENLLQLKTLQGDFDQLKGEYDTLLKLHKKGSMQKETHDPSTVQMDESVSQGQSQIQPNHLKEPTNSDAPEISTLTVQEFRAALRTALPQKSDEEIDELVASAQSEPDSSNDTISSQRLHSLLAESTVTTLPPVPEESEENSASDHLPASD; encoded by the exons ATGTCACCGCATAAAGATATTAAATTTCCGCCTTTGACACCATCACAAAAACAAAG aCTTACATATGACCATAGACTACAAAATGACACTGTCCAGACATCAGAAGAAAGCCAAGGAGAAAGTGCTGGTGTTGTTTCTGCACAACGTGCAGCGAGAAAT CTGTGCTGGACTGGTAGCAGTTACATTTATGCTGGACCAGGAAGAAAGCCTGAACTACTGATGCACCTGGAGAGCTATGTAAACAAGGAGCTTCATACTATCAGCTCCCATGAGCCAAATTTTCAGGAACTGAAACTACAg GTTTACCGTGATGTCTTTGGTCTTTTTATCAAAGAGTTCAGAACCTACCAACCCCTTCTTTCAGCCATCAAAAAGGAATATGAAAACACTTTAG CATATCAGCAGGATCAAATCCGACAACTTGAACCACTGCGATCCCATCTGAGGCTGGTGACAGAGGAATGTGACAGGAAGATTCAAGCTCGCTGGGCAGAGGAGCAGGCTGAGATTGAGGTTTTGAAAAGGGAGAAGCAGCAACTGCAGAGGGACATTGAGGCcatgagggagaaagaaaaggcCATGCAGGCAGTG GTGGATCATCTGCAGTCTGAACTCTCCAACCAGTATCTGCAGTACCGGGAGGAGCGTGATGCCCGCAAGTTGCTGATCTGGCAGCTTAATGACCTAAGAAGAGGATCTGTGAAAGAGGAGCATCCTGCAGATGGAAACACAG AGGCTAAGGACCCTGTGGAGCTGCAGCTCGCCCTGAGGGTGTGTCGGGAGGACCTGACTAAAGCCCAGGAGGAGCTCAACAGGATGAAGGCAGACTACTGGGATGTCGTGCCAAAACGCAACTGGGACACCctggaacaaacacacaaagaaaacctCCTGCAG CTGAAGACGCTGCAGGGTGACTTTGATCAGTTGAAGGGTGAGTATGACACCCTGCTGAAGCTCCATAAAAAAGGCAGCATGCAGAAGGAGACACATGACCCCAGCACTGTGCAG atgGATGAGAGTGTGTCCCAAGGGCAAAGCCAGATTCAGCCCAACCACCTAAAAGAGCCGACCAACTCTGATGCCCCTGAGATCAGCACACTCACTGTCCAGGAGTTTAG GGCGGCCCTGAGGACAGCACTCCCTCAGAAGTCAGATGAGGAAATAGATGAACTTGTGGCCTCGGCTCAAAGCGAACCAGACAGCAGCAATGACACCATCTCTTCTCAGAGACTCCACAGCCTG CTAGCAGAATCCACTGTGACGACCTTACCTCCAGTTCCTGAAGAATCAGAAGAAAATTCTGCATCAGATCACCTTCCAGCCAGCGACTGA
- the tsnaxip1 gene encoding translin-associated factor X-interacting protein 1 isoform X3: protein MSPHKDIKFPPLTPSQKQRLTYDHRLQNDTVQTSEESQGESAGVVSAQRAARNLCWTGSSYIYAGPGRKPELLMHLESYVNKELHTISSHEPNFQELKLQVYRDVFGLFIKEFRTYQPLLSAIKKEYENTLAYQQDQIRQLEPLRSHLRLVTEECDRKIQARWAEEQAEIEVLKREKQQLQRDIEAMREKEKAMQAVVDHLQSELSNQYLQYREERDARKLLIWQLNDLRRGSVKEEHPADGNTEEAKDPVELQLALRVCREDLTKAQEELNRMKADYWDVVPKRNWDTLEQTHKENLLQLKTLQGDFDQLKGEYDTLLKLHKKGSMQKETHDPSTVQMDESVSQGQSQIQPNHLKEPTNSDAPEISTLTVQEFRAALRTALPQKSDEEIDELVASAQSEPDSSNDTISSQRLHSLILLSSL from the exons ATGTCACCGCATAAAGATATTAAATTTCCGCCTTTGACACCATCACAAAAACAAAG aCTTACATATGACCATAGACTACAAAATGACACTGTCCAGACATCAGAAGAAAGCCAAGGAGAAAGTGCTGGTGTTGTTTCTGCACAACGTGCAGCGAGAAAT CTGTGCTGGACTGGTAGCAGTTACATTTATGCTGGACCAGGAAGAAAGCCTGAACTACTGATGCACCTGGAGAGCTATGTAAACAAGGAGCTTCATACTATCAGCTCCCATGAGCCAAATTTTCAGGAACTGAAACTACAg GTTTACCGTGATGTCTTTGGTCTTTTTATCAAAGAGTTCAGAACCTACCAACCCCTTCTTTCAGCCATCAAAAAGGAATATGAAAACACTTTAG CATATCAGCAGGATCAAATCCGACAACTTGAACCACTGCGATCCCATCTGAGGCTGGTGACAGAGGAATGTGACAGGAAGATTCAAGCTCGCTGGGCAGAGGAGCAGGCTGAGATTGAGGTTTTGAAAAGGGAGAAGCAGCAACTGCAGAGGGACATTGAGGCcatgagggagaaagaaaaggcCATGCAGGCAGTG GTGGATCATCTGCAGTCTGAACTCTCCAACCAGTATCTGCAGTACCGGGAGGAGCGTGATGCCCGCAAGTTGCTGATCTGGCAGCTTAATGACCTAAGAAGAGGATCTGTGAAAGAGGAGCATCCTGCAGATGGAAACACAG AAGAGGCTAAGGACCCTGTGGAGCTGCAGCTCGCCCTGAGGGTGTGTCGGGAGGACCTGACTAAAGCCCAGGAGGAGCTCAACAGGATGAAGGCAGACTACTGGGATGTCGTGCCAAAACGCAACTGGGACACCctggaacaaacacacaaagaaaacctCCTGCAG CTGAAGACGCTGCAGGGTGACTTTGATCAGTTGAAGGGTGAGTATGACACCCTGCTGAAGCTCCATAAAAAAGGCAGCATGCAGAAGGAGACACATGACCCCAGCACTGTGCAG atgGATGAGAGTGTGTCCCAAGGGCAAAGCCAGATTCAGCCCAACCACCTAAAAGAGCCGACCAACTCTGATGCCCCTGAGATCAGCACACTCACTGTCCAGGAGTTTAG GGCGGCCCTGAGGACAGCACTCCCTCAGAAGTCAGATGAGGAAATAGATGAACTTGTGGCCTCGGCTCAAAGCGAACCAGACAGCAGCAATGACACCATCTCTTCTCAGAGACTCCACAGCCTG ATTTTACTCTCATCACTTTAA